The proteins below are encoded in one region of Sphingobacterium sp. R2:
- a CDS encoding peroxiredoxin family protein: MKFLYSLIFVSISFLFQPAFAQAPKTLPPFTFDEVYQTGKFDSDKLPKSGYIVLNFYDPGCGHCQKMGAGIAQNLTKLKNTSFYFISMNDKQYVDGFVNMHAKALKNASNVKFLFDSGTQFIEKFKPSNYPSLYIYDARTKLLMQHLDGEEDVNKLLKVLGVKI; the protein is encoded by the coding sequence ATGAAATTTCTCTATTCCCTAATTTTTGTCAGTATTTCTTTTTTGTTTCAACCAGCCTTTGCGCAGGCTCCCAAAACACTTCCGCCGTTTACATTCGACGAGGTCTATCAAACCGGCAAATTTGATTCTGATAAACTTCCAAAATCTGGATATATCGTTTTGAATTTTTATGACCCCGGTTGCGGACACTGTCAAAAAATGGGTGCTGGTATTGCGCAAAATTTGACCAAATTAAAAAATACATCATTTTACTTTATTTCGATGAATGATAAACAATATGTCGATGGATTCGTTAACATGCATGCAAAGGCCTTGAAAAATGCCTCAAATGTTAAATTCTTATTTGATAGCGGTACGCAGTTCATCGAAAAGTTTAAACCTAGTAACTACCCTTCATTGTATATTTACGATGCGAGGACGAAGCTACTCATGCAGCATTTAGATGGCGAAGAGGACGTAAATAAGCTGCTAAAAGTCTTAGGTGTGAAAATTTAA